Proteins encoded by one window of Armatimonadota bacterium:
- a CDS encoding TolC family protein: MRRGATLLASIALSFVTVLSWAQSGGKTPRTPPIEPPMRQTPLPTPLTIESSVPVPADVPNRPLTAAEAVQIALHNQPSLAIARAAVAAAHGAVLQARSGLLPSLALSASYTNTQTIAHPAAQSTGGTSSGSGSSGAANALLSFSGFNTGASVKQLLFDFNHTRDTVRQEEALERSANAAYSTADADLALQVKQLFYAYDEAKHLVTLNETNVSDQQSHLDLAQARLRSGLGEPSDVLLARTALDAAIQALTTARNANLIARLTLAAAMGVDPRLPLVPADAHESAPVSVNIDQSVAEALTHRPEMAQFTADVQAAAAGLDSARTSAAPSLSASLGLSGRGSAFTPQDQFFSAGLSLQWTPFDSGLTTGRIKSAQAGVQSSQAALIGERQQIVSDVASAAVNLQAAMQHAQTAASEVANAQESVRIAEGRYRSGVGIFLDLLDAQSAYVTAQTDQINADAAVDEARAALAHAVGAP; the protein is encoded by the coding sequence ATGCGTAGAGGCGCCACACTTCTTGCCAGCATCGCACTTTCGTTCGTCACGGTCCTTTCGTGGGCCCAGTCCGGTGGCAAAACGCCGCGTACACCGCCCATCGAGCCACCAATGCGCCAGACACCGCTACCCACGCCCCTCACGATAGAGAGCAGCGTTCCGGTACCGGCCGATGTGCCTAACCGACCGCTTACAGCTGCGGAGGCTGTGCAGATCGCGCTCCACAACCAGCCGAGCCTTGCGATTGCGCGTGCAGCCGTGGCAGCGGCTCATGGCGCTGTTTTGCAGGCTCGCAGCGGGCTGTTGCCGTCGCTTGCGCTCTCGGCCAGCTACACGAACACACAGACGATCGCACACCCCGCGGCGCAGTCGACGGGCGGCACATCGAGCGGAAGCGGATCGTCCGGTGCGGCAAACGCGCTTCTCAGCTTCTCCGGCTTTAATACCGGCGCTTCCGTGAAGCAGCTGCTGTTCGATTTCAACCACACGCGTGACACCGTCCGCCAGGAAGAGGCGCTCGAGCGTTCCGCCAACGCGGCGTACAGCACGGCCGATGCGGACCTGGCGCTGCAGGTCAAGCAGCTGTTTTACGCCTATGATGAGGCTAAGCACCTCGTGACGCTGAACGAGACAAACGTGTCCGACCAGCAGTCCCATCTGGACCTGGCCCAGGCTCGACTACGCTCCGGCCTTGGCGAACCCTCCGACGTGCTGCTTGCTCGCACGGCGCTGGATGCCGCGATCCAGGCGCTGACAACGGCCCGGAACGCAAACCTGATTGCACGGCTGACGCTGGCCGCGGCAATGGGTGTGGATCCACGACTGCCACTGGTACCGGCCGATGCGCACGAGTCGGCGCCTGTTTCCGTGAACATTGACCAATCGGTTGCGGAAGCGCTTACTCACCGCCCTGAGATGGCTCAGTTCACTGCCGACGTTCAGGCAGCCGCAGCCGGCCTGGATTCCGCGCGCACGAGCGCTGCGCCGAGCCTGTCGGCCAGCCTGGGGCTTAGCGGGCGTGGTTCGGCATTCACGCCACAGGATCAGTTCTTCAGCGCCGGCTTAAGCCTTCAGTGGACTCCTTTCGACTCGGGCTTGACGACCGGGCGCATCAAATCTGCCCAGGCGGGCGTGCAGAGCAGCCAGGCTGCGCTGATTGGAGAGCGCCAGCAGATTGTGTCCGACGTGGCCTCAGCGGCCGTAAACCTGCAGGCTGCGATGCAGCACGCGCAAACGGCCGCGTCCGAGGTGGCGAATGCACAGGAGAGCGTGAGAATTGCTGAGGGCCGGTATCGCTCGGGCGTCGGTATTTTCCTCGACCTGCTGGATGCCCAGTCGGCCTACGTGACGGCCCAAACGGACCAGATTAATGCCGACGCTGCGGTTGACGAGGCGCGGGCAGCATTGGCGCACGCAGTTGGAGCGCCGTAG
- a CDS encoding efflux RND transporter permease subunit produces the protein MNFARFSVTRPVAVTMRIAALVLLGAICFTKLPVDLLPNVSIPTVAVITDWPNVSPEEIETQVTRPIEQAVSSVANMYEVSSQTTEGSSTVRVQFTWGSDIGQGAVDVLQLVERARRNFPPDPTLETPIVFKYDPSQLPILIYAVSGGGDPVKLRTLLDNEITPILESADGVAAATVSGGEDRAILIDVDPAKLRAFNLGLSQISTRIAQENINLPAGIAKMGNTEYTIRSLGWFTSPQQIAKIPIGSYNGNEVLLGDVAQVKDSHAETRLYTRLNGVPACGVIVTKQSAANTVSTAAGVMQKVAEIQKLYPDLTWRIAYNQAQFISASVADVETSAIIGGILALLILLLFLRNVRSTLVVGLSIPISIISTFALLYLGGFTLNTMSLGGLALATGLIVDDAIVVLENIFRHIERDKLRPAEAAVSGTGEIASAVIASTLTIVVVFLPLFFIKGQAGQMFTQFALVVIFSLAVSLLDATTVVPMLASRLISSQDVEESESLDERPGLLHKLFTISGRAMHQLDVRYRRMLAWAVHHRIWVLTGVAAVTLLSFLLLGQIGTELMPATDSGDFNIVVKLPIGTALAKTNAVMKQVEAIVIKNPNVQTAFSAAGTTLSQFNGSTTELIPYEGSVTVKLKDNRKASTLQVMGQLRSQIARLAGVRPLVSQFDIVSMILSGGPSNVEVDVFGSDLTKLSAMGAKVMAKMRTIPGLANVDVNWQEATPEIQWHVNRQKAAELGLNFSDVANTVNTATNGNIASYYEENGYQYPIIVQFPQADRKTISQLNTMPLYVAPVGGGTPTEIELQQVAHPDLSTGPSEITRLNRQRYIAISGQPQGRSSGAIQADIAAAMKGISMPNGMYWSWGDFQKRQAQEFGGMGLAVFMAIALVYMLLASQFESFVHPLTVLCSIPLSAVGVILALFLTGRSFGLTAFIGLLMLVGIVVKNGILLVDYTNVLRRRGVPRDEAVLTAGATRMRPIMMTACTAVLGMLPLAIGIGKGSETQAPMATAVIGGLITSTILTLFVAPTVYTMFDDLGRIMRRDRRDLAGPPMVEPSVEAVEREQRPEGSEPITEAAD, from the coding sequence ATGAACTTTGCGCGATTCTCCGTAACGAGGCCGGTAGCCGTCACCATGCGCATCGCCGCGCTGGTGCTTCTTGGCGCCATCTGCTTCACGAAACTGCCGGTGGACCTTCTACCGAACGTCTCTATTCCCACGGTCGCGGTCATCACCGACTGGCCGAATGTGTCGCCGGAAGAGATCGAAACACAGGTTACGAGGCCGATTGAGCAGGCTGTGAGCTCCGTCGCCAACATGTACGAGGTCAGCTCCCAAACCACCGAAGGCAGCTCCACCGTTCGCGTCCAGTTCACCTGGGGATCCGACATCGGTCAGGGCGCCGTTGACGTGCTCCAACTGGTGGAGCGTGCGCGAAGGAACTTCCCTCCGGACCCAACGCTCGAGACGCCAATCGTCTTCAAGTACGACCCATCGCAGCTTCCGATCCTCATCTACGCGGTCTCGGGTGGTGGCGACCCCGTCAAGCTGCGCACTCTGCTGGACAACGAGATCACGCCGATCCTCGAATCGGCCGATGGTGTGGCGGCAGCCACGGTCTCGGGCGGCGAGGACCGCGCGATCCTCATCGATGTGGATCCGGCCAAGTTGCGCGCATTCAATCTGGGCCTCAGTCAGATCTCCACCCGTATCGCGCAGGAGAACATCAACCTGCCTGCGGGCATCGCCAAGATGGGAAACACGGAGTATACGATACGGAGTCTCGGCTGGTTCACCTCACCCCAACAGATCGCAAAAATCCCGATAGGCAGCTACAACGGCAACGAGGTTCTGCTCGGCGATGTGGCGCAGGTGAAGGACTCGCACGCGGAAACGCGCCTCTATACGCGCCTGAACGGTGTTCCTGCCTGCGGCGTGATCGTCACCAAGCAGAGCGCGGCCAATACCGTCTCAACGGCAGCCGGTGTCATGCAGAAGGTCGCCGAGATCCAGAAGCTCTATCCGGACCTTACCTGGCGCATCGCGTACAACCAGGCTCAGTTCATCTCGGCCTCCGTCGCCGACGTTGAAACCAGCGCCATCATCGGCGGCATCCTGGCGCTGCTCATCCTGCTGCTCTTCCTGAGGAACGTCCGCAGCACGCTCGTGGTGGGACTCTCCATTCCAATCTCGATCATCAGTACGTTTGCGCTGCTCTACCTTGGCGGCTTTACGCTGAACACCATGAGTCTGGGTGGCCTTGCACTGGCTACAGGTCTTATTGTAGATGACGCTATTGTAGTTTTAGAGAATATTTTCCGGCATATTGAACGCGACAAGCTGCGGCCGGCGGAGGCGGCCGTGTCGGGTACGGGAGAAATAGCATCCGCCGTTATAGCATCAACGCTGACCATCGTCGTCGTCTTCCTGCCACTGTTCTTCATCAAGGGCCAGGCGGGCCAGATGTTTACGCAATTCGCGCTGGTTGTCATATTCTCACTGGCGGTTTCACTCCTCGACGCCACCACCGTGGTGCCCATGCTGGCCTCGCGCCTGATCAGCAGCCAGGATGTGGAGGAGAGCGAGTCGCTGGATGAGCGGCCCGGATTGCTGCACAAACTCTTCACCATCAGCGGCCGAGCCATGCATCAACTGGACGTCCGGTACCGGCGAATGCTCGCGTGGGCGGTCCATCACCGCATCTGGGTACTTACCGGCGTGGCAGCGGTTACCCTGTTGAGCTTTCTGCTGCTTGGCCAGATCGGCACCGAACTGATGCCGGCAACCGACAGCGGCGACTTCAACATCGTGGTAAAGCTGCCGATCGGCACGGCGCTAGCAAAGACCAATGCGGTGATGAAGCAGGTTGAAGCTATCGTCATCAAGAATCCGAACGTCCAAACGGCTTTCTCGGCTGCGGGAACCACGCTGAGCCAGTTCAACGGCAGCACCACCGAGCTAATTCCATACGAAGGCTCGGTTACCGTAAAGCTCAAGGATAACCGGAAGGCGAGCACACTCCAGGTTATGGGGCAGCTGCGGTCACAAATCGCACGCCTTGCCGGGGTAAGGCCGCTAGTAAGCCAGTTCGACATCGTTTCAATGATTTTGAGCGGTGGACCGAGTAACGTGGAGGTCGACGTCTTTGGCTCCGACCTCACGAAGCTGAGCGCAATGGGAGCCAAGGTCATGGCCAAAATGCGCACTATTCCCGGACTGGCCAATGTAGATGTGAACTGGCAGGAGGCGACACCGGAGATCCAGTGGCATGTCAATCGGCAGAAGGCGGCGGAACTTGGCCTCAACTTTTCGGATGTGGCGAATACGGTCAATACGGCCACGAACGGCAATATCGCCAGCTATTATGAAGAGAACGGTTACCAGTATCCGATAATCGTTCAGTTTCCGCAGGCCGATCGCAAAACGATCAGCCAGTTGAATACGATGCCGCTGTATGTGGCGCCTGTAGGTGGCGGCACGCCCACCGAGATAGAACTACAGCAGGTTGCTCATCCAGATCTCTCTACCGGGCCCAGCGAGATAACCCGCCTCAACCGGCAGCGCTATATCGCCATTAGCGGGCAGCCGCAGGGCCGCTCCTCGGGAGCTATACAGGCCGATATCGCCGCGGCGATGAAGGGCATTTCGATGCCGAACGGCATGTACTGGTCGTGGGGCGACTTTCAGAAACGCCAGGCTCAGGAGTTTGGAGGAATGGGCCTGGCGGTATTCATGGCGATTGCGCTGGTGTACATGCTGCTTGCCTCACAGTTTGAGTCGTTTGTACATCCACTCACCGTGTTATGCTCCATTCCTCTATCGGCTGTCGGCGTGATTCTGGCGCTGTTCCTTACTGGTCGATCCTTTGGCCTGACGGCCTTCATAGGCCTGTTGATGCTGGTAGGCATTGTGGTTAAAAACGGTATTCTGCTGGTGGACTATACCAACGTGCTGCGACGGCGCGGGGTTCCACGCGATGAGGCCGTACTCACGGCCGGCGCCACCCGGATGCGGCCTATTATGATGACGGCCTGCACGGCAGTGCTTGGCATGCTTCCGTTGGCCATCGGCATCGGCAAGGGCAGCGAAACTCAGGCTCCTATGGCAACCGCCGTTATCGGCGGATTGATCACTTCCACCATCCTGACCCTGTTTGTTGCCCCAACGGTTTACACGATGTTCGACGATCTGGGCCGTATTATGCGGCGCGACCGCAGAGACCTGGCCGGGCCGCCGATGGTAGAGCCGAGTGTGGAGGCTGTTGAACGCGAGCAGCGGCCTGAAGGATCTGAGCCGATTACCGAGGCTGCCGATTGA
- a CDS encoding efflux RND transporter periplasmic adaptor subunit, protein MKSWLVPGIAFVCLAALIAWRLHFNAVQGAIADKQRVAQMHAPVVVGVADAVIGNIAHQYEGIGSVESPFDIKISARVTARILYLQVRQGDRVKAGQVLVRLDPGDLTAAVTQQQAALAEARYRLAQAALTQNSTNVGVSTQISQGAAGLASAQANQMDAERTLDAQRASAEAAVTDAKAKLDAATAQIGTAQAAVAAAKANMSDARAKLDRTTELYRQSFVAAQDVDDARAAFSVTQSAVNSAIAQVNAAKSAQGSMAAELNAARQNQTVTVSKAVADLAVARAATQQAAATLKLDRANRSQAPAYEANIAALRAAVTASEAQLSSAEANLSDVVIRAPLDGTITERDMDPGAMATPGAPIVALQTIHQVWVSVATPEEVTQHMHIGMPATADFDALPGRTYHGAIVQMNPAGDVLSRQFTVKVAINNTDDRLKPGMFGRVTFAVGGERGVLLAPHEAIQVVPGGGSSVTVVGADGIAHKVSVTTGDSDSSNVEVTSGLAPGDRVVVMSAAPVKDGSAVKISGGSPGGSRKQAAP, encoded by the coding sequence ATGAAAAGCTGGCTCGTACCGGGAATCGCTTTTGTTTGCCTGGCCGCCCTGATCGCCTGGCGGCTGCACTTCAATGCCGTTCAGGGCGCAATTGCCGACAAGCAGCGCGTCGCGCAGATGCATGCGCCGGTTGTGGTGGGCGTGGCGGATGCCGTCATCGGCAACATCGCGCACCAGTACGAGGGTATCGGCTCGGTGGAGTCGCCATTTGATATCAAAATCTCTGCGCGAGTTACGGCCCGGATCCTGTACCTGCAGGTTCGGCAGGGTGACCGCGTAAAGGCCGGGCAGGTGCTTGTGCGGCTCGATCCCGGCGACTTGACGGCGGCAGTAACCCAGCAGCAGGCAGCTCTTGCCGAGGCCCGCTATCGTTTGGCGCAGGCAGCGCTGACCCAGAACTCAACCAACGTCGGCGTATCCACTCAGATCAGTCAGGGCGCAGCCGGGCTGGCAAGCGCGCAAGCCAATCAGATGGATGCCGAGCGCACGTTGGATGCGCAGCGCGCTTCCGCCGAAGCGGCAGTTACCGACGCGAAGGCAAAACTGGATGCGGCCACCGCGCAGATTGGTACTGCGCAGGCTGCGGTAGCCGCAGCGAAAGCGAACATGAGTGACGCCCGCGCCAAGCTGGACCGCACCACGGAGTTGTACAGGCAGTCCTTTGTGGCAGCCCAGGATGTGGACGATGCGCGCGCTGCCTTTTCGGTAACCCAGAGTGCGGTAAATAGCGCCATAGCCCAGGTGAACGCGGCGAAATCGGCACAAGGCTCGATGGCTGCTGAGCTGAACGCTGCCAGGCAGAACCAGACCGTAACGGTAAGCAAGGCAGTTGCCGACCTGGCGGTTGCCCGCGCGGCCACCCAGCAAGCCGCGGCTACGCTGAAGCTGGACCGCGCGAACCGCTCGCAAGCGCCGGCGTACGAAGCCAACATTGCCGCACTTAGAGCGGCTGTTACCGCCAGCGAAGCACAGCTGAGCAGTGCGGAAGCAAACCTGAGCGACGTGGTTATCCGCGCGCCGCTGGATGGCACGATTACCGAGCGCGATATGGACCCAGGGGCAATGGCCACGCCCGGCGCTCCGATCGTTGCGCTCCAGACAATTCACCAGGTGTGGGTAAGTGTGGCGACCCCCGAAGAGGTTACGCAGCACATGCACATCGGGATGCCGGCCACGGCAGACTTTGACGCCCTGCCCGGCCGCACTTACCATGGCGCGATCGTGCAGATGAACCCGGCAGGCGACGTGCTCAGCCGCCAGTTCACGGTGAAGGTGGCAATTAACAACACGGACGACAGGCTCAAACCCGGTATGTTTGGCCGGGTCACGTTTGCGGTTGGCGGCGAACGCGGGGTGCTGCTTGCGCCGCATGAAGCCATTCAGGTGGTTCCCGGCGGCGGCAGCAGTGTGACCGTGGTCGGAGCCGATGGCATCGCACACAAGGTATCCGTAACCACCGGAGACAGCGATTCCTCAAACGTGGAGGTGACCTCCGGGCTCGCCCCAGGGGACCGGGTAGTGGTCATGAGCGCCGCGCCCGTCAAGGACGGCAGCGCGGTAAAGATTTCCGGCGGCTCGCCGGGCGGCTCACGGAAGCAGGCGGCGCCATGA
- a CDS encoding MarR family transcriptional regulator has protein sequence MKPDASPAPRTLAEDAAEIEAILPRIARRLFQLDHAHPASNLPVAQLKVCSILLHGPRPMNCISAELGISLSATTQIADRLERAGLVMRESEPDDRRVRLLALTEVGKEIMETRRAFRLNGAMQVLGRMTPEVRRSVLEAMERLMAACRETGDA, from the coding sequence TTGAAGCCTGACGCATCGCCCGCACCGCGCACACTGGCTGAAGACGCCGCGGAGATCGAGGCAATACTGCCGAGAATCGCGCGCAGGCTGTTTCAGTTGGACCACGCCCACCCTGCCAGCAACCTCCCGGTCGCTCAACTCAAGGTCTGCTCGATTCTGCTGCACGGTCCGCGTCCTATGAACTGCATCAGCGCAGAGTTGGGCATATCACTGAGCGCTACCACGCAGATCGCCGATCGCCTGGAGCGCGCCGGGCTTGTAATGCGCGAGTCGGAGCCGGATGACCGGCGCGTCCGGCTGTTGGCTCTCACGGAGGTGGGAAAGGAGATCATGGAGACGCGTCGTGCGTTCCGCCTGAATGGCGCCATGCAGGTGCTTGGTAGAATGACGCCGGAAGTGAGGCGAAGCGTTCTGGAGGCCATGGAAAGGCTGATGGCGGCATGTAGGGAGACCGGCGATGCGTAG
- the acs gene encoding acetate--CoA ligase gives MSNEEAAWQLGESFAPSPQFASAANAGDPAIYARAEQNPEAWWAEWALKLQWDQPWTEVLQWTPPHAKWFVGGRLNAATNCVHRHLATHRRHRRAIVWEGEPGDTRTLTYEELSQQVVRFASVLKDLGVQRGDRVMLYMPMVPEAAVAMLACAHIGAPHSVVFGGFSADSLKERTQDCAAKVVVTADGYWRRGKVVPLKQTVDEALADCPDVKHVVVLKRSGTDVEMQSGRDVWWHTLMESARDVCDAEPMESEDPLFVLYTSGSTGKPKGILHTTGGYLTGVTATSKLVFDLKDDDLYWCTADVGWVTGHSYVVYGPLANGATVFMYEGSPDWGSSGAVARDRFWEMIERHRITILYTAPTLIRACMKWGDEHPAGHDLSSLRLIGSVGEPINPEAWLWYNRHIGHGRCPIVDTWWQTETGAIMITPLPGLTTTRPGSASRPFPGIIADVVDEAGTPVPPGRKGILVIRNPWPSMLRTIWGDDDRYQQVYWSRFPGLYFPGDGALRDDAGNFWLLGRIDDIMLVAGHNISTMEMESVLVEHPAVAEAAVIGRTHDVKGQAPVAFVIIRESRLADMTTAELRDALSNELKEFVAHRLGAICRPDEVILTADLPKTRSGKIMRRLLRDIAEGRILGDTTTLADPAVVASLQELHAGEEA, from the coding sequence ATGTCGAATGAGGAAGCCGCCTGGCAGTTAGGTGAGTCGTTTGCCCCGTCACCGCAGTTCGCCTCGGCGGCGAACGCCGGCGATCCGGCCATCTACGCTCGGGCGGAGCAGAATCCGGAGGCCTGGTGGGCCGAGTGGGCGCTAAAGCTGCAGTGGGATCAGCCGTGGACCGAGGTACTGCAGTGGACTCCGCCGCATGCAAAGTGGTTTGTTGGTGGCCGGCTGAACGCTGCAACAAATTGCGTGCACAGGCACCTGGCCACTCACCGCCGGCACCGCCGCGCTATTGTGTGGGAGGGTGAACCCGGCGACACGCGCACGCTCACGTATGAGGAGCTATCGCAGCAGGTAGTGCGCTTCGCGTCGGTCCTCAAGGACCTTGGCGTGCAGCGGGGCGACCGCGTCATGCTTTACATGCCCATGGTGCCTGAAGCAGCTGTAGCCATGTTGGCGTGCGCGCATATCGGCGCACCACATTCGGTGGTATTTGGAGGATTTTCGGCAGACAGCCTCAAGGAACGGACGCAAGACTGCGCGGCAAAGGTAGTGGTAACTGCCGACGGCTACTGGCGCCGCGGCAAGGTGGTGCCGCTCAAGCAGACCGTGGATGAGGCGCTTGCGGACTGTCCCGATGTGAAGCATGTGGTTGTGCTGAAGCGTTCGGGTACCGACGTGGAGATGCAGTCCGGTCGCGACGTCTGGTGGCACACACTCATGGAGAGCGCCCGAGACGTCTGCGATGCCGAGCCGATGGAATCGGAAGACCCGCTCTTTGTTCTCTACACCTCGGGCAGCACAGGCAAGCCGAAGGGAATCCTCCACACCACGGGCGGCTACCTTACCGGCGTGACGGCTACCAGCAAGCTGGTATTTGACCTCAAGGATGACGACCTCTACTGGTGTACAGCAGATGTAGGATGGGTGACCGGCCACTCTTATGTGGTTTATGGGCCGCTTGCCAATGGCGCCACGGTGTTTATGTATGAAGGCTCGCCAGATTGGGGCAGCAGCGGCGCCGTGGCGCGCGACCGTTTCTGGGAGATGATTGAGCGCCACAGAATCACGATCCTGTACACGGCGCCCACGCTGATTCGTGCCTGTATGAAGTGGGGAGATGAACATCCCGCCGGGCATGACCTGTCATCGCTGCGGCTTATTGGCAGTGTGGGCGAGCCGATTAACCCCGAAGCCTGGCTCTGGTACAACCGGCACATTGGCCACGGCCGCTGTCCTATTGTGGACACCTGGTGGCAAACCGAAACCGGCGCCATCATGATCACACCGCTACCGGGGCTGACAACAACGCGCCCCGGTTCTGCCAGCCGTCCCTTTCCAGGCATCATCGCGGATGTGGTGGATGAGGCCGGTACGCCGGTCCCGCCCGGCAGGAAAGGCATTCTGGTTATTCGAAATCCCTGGCCTTCGATGCTGCGCACGATATGGGGCGATGATGATCGATACCAGCAGGTCTATTGGAGCCGCTTTCCGGGCCTCTACTTTCCGGGCGACGGTGCGCTGCGCGATGACGCCGGCAACTTCTGGCTGCTAGGGCGCATCGATGACATTATGCTGGTTGCCGGCCACAACATCAGCACCATGGAGATGGAGAGCGTGCTGGTGGAGCACCCGGCAGTTGCCGAGGCCGCGGTGATCGGCCGTACGCACGATGTGAAAGGTCAGGCGCCGGTGGCGTTCGTCATCATTCGCGAAAGCCGCCTTGCCGATATGACAACCGCGGAGCTGCGCGACGCGCTGTCAAACGAACTGAAGGAGTTTGTTGCCCACCGTCTTGGAGCGATCTGCCGGCCGGACGAGGTGATCCTCACCGCGGACCTGCCAAAAACACGATCCGGCAAGATTATGCGGCGCCTGCTGCGAGATATTGCCGAGGGCCGGATACTGGGAGACACGACCACGTTGGCCGATCCTGCTGTGGTCGCATCCCTGCAGGAACTTCACGCCGGCGAGGAGGCGTAG
- a CDS encoding DUF542 domain-containing protein: MSVIEPTISVAKLVAERQSRAMVFERFGLDYCCQGGLPLDEACHRAGIDLFEMIGELAASDARTPAPDDTDWNRASINELVDHIVSVHHAYLVHALPDLAAVIDKVDQEHGRQRPELAEIRKVFSDLHVELETHMAKEEHVLFPYCRRLESEFGTPRLHGRSIAQPVRIMEDDHLRVNIALDRLSELTDGFASPHTSSAVWDHMLMLLLALEVDLHLHISEENNLLFPRALELESKLAEPVGAAFRS, from the coding sequence ATGAGCGTCATCGAACCAACTATCTCTGTGGCCAAACTGGTCGCGGAACGGCAAAGCCGAGCCATGGTGTTCGAGCGATTTGGCCTGGACTACTGCTGCCAGGGAGGGCTTCCCCTGGACGAAGCGTGCCATCGCGCAGGCATCGACCTGTTCGAGATGATCGGCGAGCTTGCGGCAAGCGATGCGCGAACGCCGGCGCCGGACGACACCGATTGGAACAGGGCCAGTATCAACGAGCTGGTCGACCACATCGTAAGCGTTCATCACGCCTACCTGGTTCACGCGCTCCCGGACCTCGCAGCGGTAATCGACAAAGTGGATCAGGAGCACGGCCGCCAGCGCCCCGAACTTGCCGAAATCCGGAAGGTTTTTTCCGACTTGCATGTCGAGCTGGAAACGCACATGGCGAAGGAGGAGCATGTACTGTTTCCGTATTGCCGCCGACTGGAGTCGGAGTTCGGTACGCCTCGGCTGCACGGCCGATCCATCGCACAGCCGGTCCGGATCATGGAGGACGACCACCTCCGCGTCAACATCGCTCTGGACCGGCTGAGCGAGCTGACGGATGGGTTCGCGTCGCCACACACCTCCAGCGCTGTTTGGGATCACATGCTTATGCTGCTGCTGGCGCTGGAAGTAGATCTGCATCTGCACATCAGCGAAGAGAACAACCTGCTGTTTCCGCGAGCCTTGGAGCTCGAATCGAAGCTGGCTGAACCGGTTGGAGCCGCTTTTCGGTCATAA